A window from Solanum stenotomum isolate F172 chromosome 5, ASM1918654v1, whole genome shotgun sequence encodes these proteins:
- the LOC125863911 gene encoding uncharacterized protein LOC125863911, with translation MDKFLIKLPKPKDSQPSSSSNQPFVSSQVAPEVQRHTNSFPLSNMDNMLDFISLEADPKDRMPISSYGPNIRDAVRRYYIQKKPCQPVDHIFPKTKFGEKMRQFQPIWFKRRSQWLEYSIKADAAFCLCCYLFKNELESRGNARDSFTRDGFRCWNKALERFKKHVGKVNSIHHKCFNRMQDLKNQRQSIQSSFDKQSEKARSDYPMRLNASIDVARFLLTSGFPFRGHDESEGSEYKGAFLELLKWYGDRSFDVGRVILGNANDMMICPTIQKDIVEACAKETTKAIIEDLDGDY, from the coding sequence ATGGATAAGTTTCTCATCAAGTTACCAAAGCCTAAAGATAGCCAACCAAGTTCTAGCTCTAATCaaccatttgtgagttcacaagTTGCTCCGGAAGTTCAAAGACATACAAATTCTTTTCCACTTTCAAATATGGATAATATGCTTGATTTTATATCTCTTGAAGCAGATCCCAAAGATCGAATGCCTATTTCATCTTATGGTCCTAATATTCGAGATGCGGTAAGGAGGTATTACATTCAAAAAAAGCCATGTCAGCCTGTTGATCATATCTTCCCTAAAACTAAGTTTGGAGAAAAAATGCGTCAATTTCAACCAATTTGGTTTAAGAGAAGATCTCAATGGTTGGAATATAGCATTAAAGCAGATGCGGcattttgtttgtgttgttaTTTGTTCAAGAATGAACTTGAAAGTCGTGGAAATGCCAGAGATTCATTTACAAGAGATGGTTTTAGGTGTTGGAACAAAGCTTTAGAAAGATTCAAAAAACATGTTGGTAAGGTAAATAGTATCCATCATAAATGTTTCAATAGGATGCAAGATTTGAAAAACCAACGACAATCGATCCAATCTTCTTTTGACAAGCAAAGTGAAAAGGCAAGAAGTGATTATCCGATGCGTTTAAATGCCTCAATTGATGTAGCAAGATTTCTCTTGACATCGGGATTTCCATTTCGTGGACATGATGAAAGTGAAGGTTCCGAATATAAGGGtgcttttcttgaacttttgaaatgGTATGGGGATAGAAGTTTTGATGTGGGAAGAGTAATATTAGGTAATGCaaatgatatgatgatttgtccgacaattcaaaaagatattgtgGAGGCTTGTGCTAAAGAAACAACTAAGGCTATCATTGAAGACTTGGACGGTGATTATTAA
- the LOC125863912 gene encoding uncharacterized protein LOC125863912, whose translation MALILRYVNKSGMVIERFLGIVHVNDTSSQSLKKAIYSLLLDHSLCTSKIRGQGYDGASNMQGEINGLKSLILQDTSSAYSIHCFAHQLQLALVGLSKKNSDVDNFFYVLTNILNTIGASFKRRDSLRQHQEDKLEELLKFGEVHTGQGLNQERGLQRPGDTRWGSHFKTLDNFLILFSSIVNVLKDMKRDCPYHLDRFAAENLLSKIHEFEFVFMLHLMFKVLLLTNELNKVLQKKDQDIVNAMGLLDLSKKRLQMMREDEWDSMMDEVSLFCGKHGVSIPKMNEDYSNGKSKRKRSNISYLHHFRVEVFYAVIDLALQELNNRFDVVTSDLLLGMASLSLVDSFANFHKDRIIKLAEYYSSEFGDKELRELNFQLDDFIVYAQKCDSKFLNLKGIKNLAKVMIETKLDQTWSLVYLLVKLTLIIPVATASVERAFSSMKYIKNDLRNRMDEDLLNGCLVCYIERSIF comes from the coding sequence ATGGCTCTAATTTTGAGATATGTCAACAAAAGTGGAATGGTGATAGAGCGATTCTTGGGTATTGTCCACGTAAATGATACATCTTCTCAATCATTAAAAAAGGCAATTTATTCTTTGCTTTTGGATCACTCATTATGTACATCCAAAATACGTGGTCAAGGTTATGATGGGGCTAGTAATATGCAAGGGGAAATAAATGGTCTCAAGTCTTTGATTTTACAAGATACGTCATCTGCATATTCTATTCACTGTTTTGCTCACCAATTGCAATTGGCACTTGTAGGTCTTTCCAAAAAGAATTCGGAtgtggataattttttttatgttctcaCTAATATTTTGAATACTATTGGAGCTTCATTTAAACGCAGAGATTCACTTCGACAACATCAAGAAGATAAGTTGGAAGAGTTGCTTAAATTTGGAGAAGTTCATACAGGGCAAGGTTTGAATCAAGAACGTGGCCTCCAACGACCGGGTGATACTCGTTGGGGGTCTCATTTTAAAACCTTGGACAATTTCctgattcttttttcttcaattgttaATGTGCTTAAGGATATGAAACGTGATTGTCCATATCATCTTGATAGATTTGCGGCGGAAAATCTTTTGAGCAAgattcatgaatttgaatttgtctTTATGTTGCACTTGATGTTTAAGGTGTTGCTATTGACGAATGAGTTGAAtaaagttttacaaaaaaaagatCAAGATATCGTTAATGCTATGGGATTGCTTGACCTTTCAAAGAAACGATTGCAAATGATGAGAGAGGATGAATGGGACTCTATGATGGATGAGGTTAGCTTATTTTGTGGTAAACATGGAGTTTCAATTCCCAAAATGAATGAAGACTACTCTAATGGGAAGTCGAAGCGTAAGAGGTCCAATATTTCATATTTGCATCACTTTCGTGTGGAAGTATTTTATGCCGTCATTGATTTGGcacttcaagaactcaataatcgTTTTGATGTGGTGACTAGTGACTTGCTCCTCGGTATGGCTAGTTTGAGTCTGGTTgattcatttgctaattttcacAAGGATAGGATAATAAAACTAGCCGAGTACTACTCAAGTGAGTTTGGTGATAAAGAGCTTCGGGAACTCAATTTTCAACTTGATGATTTTATTGTCTATGCTCAAAAGTGTGATAGCAAGTTTCTCAACttgaagggaatcaagaatcttgCAAAAGTGATGATAGAGACAAAACTAGATCAAACTTGGTCacttgtgtatctacttgtgaagTTAACTTTGATTATTCCTGTTGCTACCGCAAGCGTGGAAAGAGCATTCTCATCAATGAAGtacataaagaatgatttgcGTAATAGGATGGATGAAGATCTTTTGAATGGTTGTTTAGTTTGCTATATAGAGCgtagtatattttaa
- the LOC125864490 gene encoding putative late blight resistance protein homolog R1A-3: MANVAVEFLVENLMQLLRDNAELISGVKEAAESLLQDLNDFNAFLKQAAKCHINENEVLRELVKKIRTVVNSAEDAIDKFVIEAKLHKDKGMTRVLDLPHYKRVREVAGEIKAIRNKVKEIRQNDAIGLQALQDDDSSARGFEERKPPVVEEDDVVGFDEEADIVIKRLLGESNRLEVVPVVGMPGLGKTTLANKIYKHPKIGYEFFTRIWVYVSQSYRRRELFLNIISKFTRNMKQYHGMCEEDLADEIQEFLGKGGKYLVVLDDVWSDEAWERIKIAFPNNNKPNRVLLTTRDSKVAKQCTPIPHDLKFLSEDESWILLEKKVFHKDKCPPELVVPSGKSIAKKCKGLPLAIVVIAGALIGKGKTPREWKQVDDSVSEHLINRDHPENCNKLVQMSYDRLPYDLKACFLYCSAFPGGFQIPAWKLIRLWIAEGFIQYKGHLSLECKGEDNLNDLINRNLVMVMERTSDGQIKTCRLHDMLHEFCRQEAMKEENLFQEIKLGSEQYFPGKRELSTYRRLCIHSSVLDFISTKPSAEHVRSFLSFSSKKIEMPSADIPTIPKGFPLLRVLDVESINFSRFSKEFYQLYHLRYVAFSSDSIKILPKLMGELWNIQTIIINTQQRTLDIQANIWNMERLRHLHTNSSAKLPVPVAPKNSKVTLVNQSLQTLSTIAPESCTEEVFARTPNLKKLGIRGKIAVLLDNKSAASLKNVKRLEYLENLKLINDSSIQTGKLRLPPAYIFPTKLRKLTLLDTWLEWKDMSILGQLEHLEVLKMKENGFTGESWESTGGFCSLLVLWIERTNLVTWKASADDFPRLKHLVLICCDNLKEVPIALADIRSFQVMMLQNSTKTAAISARQIQAKKDNQTQQGTKNIAFKLSIFPPDL, translated from the exons ATGGCGAACGTAGCTGTAGAATTTCTCGTTGAGAACTTGATGCAGCTGCTGCGGGACAACGCAGAGCTAATTAGTGGAGTTAAAGAGGCTGCTGAGAGTCTACTTCAAGATCTAAATGATTTCAACGCCTTTCTTAAGCAAGCTGCCAAGTGCCACATCAACGAGAACGAAGTTCTGAGAGAACTCGTCAAGAAAATCAGAACAGTGGTTAACTCTGCTGAAGATGCTATTGATAAATTTGTGATTGAAGCTAAGCTACACAAGGATAAGGGTATGACCAGAGTATTAGACCTTCCCCATTATAAAAGAGTCAGGGAGGTAGCTGGTGAGATCAAAGCTATACGAAACAAAGTCAAAGAGATCCGACAGAATGATGCCATTGGACTTCAGGCCCTTCAGGATGATGATTCATCTGCCAGAGGTTTCGAAGAAAGAAAG CCTCCAGTGGTAGAGGAAGATGATGTGGTTGGATTTGACGAAGAAGCAGATATTGTAATCAAACGCCTTCTTGGAGAATCAAATCGTCTAGAAGTTGTTCCAGTTGTTGGTATGCCTGGTCTCGGCAAAACGACCCtagcaaataaaatatacaagcaTCCTAAAATCGGATATGAATTTTTTACTCGTATTTGGGTTTATGTATCTCAATCATACAGGAGAAGAGAATTATTTCTCAACATCATCAGCAAATTCACTCGAAATATGAAACAATATCATGGGATGTGTGAGGAGGATTTGGCTGATGAAATACAAGAATTCTTGGGAAAGGGAGGAAAATACTTGGTTGTCTTGGATGATGTATGGTCGGATGAAGCTTGGGAACGTATCAAGATAGCTTTCCCAAATAACAACAAACCGAATCGAGTATTGTTGACCACTCGAGATTCCAAAGTGGCTAAACAATGCACTCCCATACCTCATGATTTAAAATTTCTGAGTGAAGATGAAAGTTGGATATTACTGGAGAAGAAGGTTTTTCACAAGGATAAATGTCCTCCTGAATTGGTGGTACCATCTGGAAAGAGCATAGCAAAAAAATGTAAGGGACTACCCCTTGCGATTGTTGTTATCGCAGGAGCACTAATAGGGAAAGGCAAGACACCAAGAGAGTGGAAACAAGTGGATGATAGTGTGAGTGAACACCTCATAAATAGAGACCACCCTGAGAATTGTAACAAACTGGTGCAAATGAGTTATGATCGTTTACCTTACGACTTGAAAGCGTGCTTTTTATATTGTAGTGCATTTCCCGGAGGCTTTCAAATCCCTGCTTGGAAGTTAATCCGTTTGTGGATTGCAGAAGGTTTCATTCAGTATAAAGGCCACTTATCTCTTGAGTGTAAAGGAGAGGACAACTTGAATGATCTCATCAACAGGAATCTAGTGATGGTAATGGAAAGAACGTCTGATGGTCAAATCAAAACATGTCGTCTTCATGACATGTTGCACGAGTTTTGCAGGCAAGAAGCTATGAAGGAAGAAAATCTTTTCCAAGAAATAAAGCTAGGATCTGAGCAATATTTTCCTGGAAAACGAGAACTATCCACGTACCGTCGCTTATGCATTCATTCCTCAGTTTTGGATTTTATCTCTACGAAACCTTCAGCTGAACATGTGAGGTCattcttatctttttcttcaaaaaagatTGAGATGCCATCTGCTGACATCCCAACCATACCAAAAGGCTTTCCGTTGCTAAGAGTTTTGGATGTAGAATCCATCAACTTCAGTCGCTTTTCCAAGGAGTTTTACCAGTTATATCATTTGAGGTATGTTGCTTTTTCATCTGACTCAATCAAGATTCTTCCTAAACTCATGGGAGAACTTTGGAACATCCAAACCATCATAATTAACACGCAACAACGCACTCTTGATATTCAAGCAAATATATGGAATATGGAACGACTAAGGCATCTGCACACTAACTCTTCTGCTAAATTGCCTGTCCCTGTTGCTCCAAAAAATAGTAAAGTTACATTGGTAAATCAAAGCCTGCAAACTCTCTCCACAATAGCTCCCGAAAGCTGCACTGAAGAAGTGTTTGCCAGGACTCCAAACCTGAAAAAGCTGGGCATCCGTGGGAAAATAGCTGTGCTTCTTGATAATAAGTCTGCTGCGTCGTTAAAAAATGTGAAGAGGCTAGAATACCTTGAAAACTTGAAGCTGATAAATGATAGTAGCATTCAAACAGGAAAGTTACGCCTTCCACCTGCATACATATTTCCAACAAAGTTGAGGAAGCTGACTTTATTAGACACCTGGTTGGAGTGGAAAGATATGTCTATATTGGGTCAGTTGGAACACCTTGAAGTCCTGAAGATGAAAGAAAATGGGTTTACGGGAGAGTCCTGGGAGTCTACTGGTGGTTTTTGTTCCCTACTGGTGTTGTGGATTGAAAGGACAAACTTAGTTACTTGGAAAGCATCAGCTGATGACTTTCCAAGACTTAAGCATCTTGTTCTCATCTGCTGTGATAACCTTAAGGAAGTCCCCATCGCCCTAGCTGATATACGCAGTTTCCAAGTCATGATGTTGCAAAATTCCACCAAAACAGCAGCAATATCTGCACGTCAAATACAAGCCAAAAAAGACAATCAAACTCAACAAGGGACTAAAAACATTGCCTTCAAGCTTTCCATATTCCCTCCTGATCTCTGA